From the Agromyces laixinhei genome, the window GCGCACGAACGCCTCGAGCCGCTCCAGTCCGTCGAGGTCGAGGTCGTTCGTGGGCTCGTCGAGCAGCACGAGATCGAAGCGCGAGCAGAGCAGTGCCGCGAGGCCGACCCGAGCGGCCTGCCCGCCGGAGAGCGAGGTCATCATGGATTCGCCTGAGAGCAGCGCGTCGCCGCTGAGGCTGACCCCGAGCTCGGCGAGCACCGCCGGCAGCCGCTCGTCGAGGTCGGCCGCCCCCGAGGCGAGCCATCGTTCGAGGGCCGCAGAGTACTCGTCGGCCGGATCCGGGGCGCCGGGCGCCGCGGCATCCGTCGACCCCAGTGCCAGCGCCGCCGCATCGAGGCGAGCGGATGCCTCGGCCGCCCCGGTGCGTCGCGCGACGTACGCGGCGATGGTCTCGCCTTCGACCCGCTCAGGCTCCTGCGGAAGCCAGCCGACGAACGCGTCGGCCGGCGAGAGGTGCACGGTGCCGGCCTGCGGTTCGAGTTCGCCGGCGAGGATGCGAAGGAGCGTCGACTTGCCCGCGCCGTTGACGCCGACGACGCCGACCACGTCGCCCGGGGCGACCGTGAGGTCGAGGCCGTCGAAGAGTGCACGGTGGGCGTAGCCACCGGCGAGGCCCTGGGCCACGAGTGTTGCGGTCACCGGTCAACTGTAGTCAGCCGGCTGTGAGGCACCGCATCGGGAGTCAGCGTGACGCCCGCCATTCCTCATCGAGGATGGCGTACGTCAAGCCATCGATCCATCCGAGCTCTGCGTGCCACGAGTCGCGCACACCCTGCTGCTCACGTCGCATGCCGAGCTTCTCCATGACACGCCATGAGGCGACGTTGTCGGCGTAGCAACCGGCAGTGACCCGATGCACTCCGAGCTCGCCGAATGCGAGGTCGAGCAGCGCGCGGGCGATGTCGGTGGCGTAGCCGTTGCCGGCGTGCGCTGGATCGAGCATGTACCCGATACCCGCCTCGGCGCGGCGCCATGGGCCCTGATCGACGTGGCTCTGGCCCATGCCGTCGGTGATCCAGAGCGAACCGGTGCCGATGACCTCGTCTCCGATGACGGCCACGGCGGAGTGATCGTTCGGGTCGTCGACGCCGCCGAGCCAGTTCGCACGGAAGACCTCGGGATCGACCTGCGTGCGGAGCAGCCACCGGATGACCTCCGGGCGGTTGCGCCATTCGAGGATCTGGTCGAGATCGGCGTTCGTCGGTTGCCGCAGCGTCACCCGCCCGGCTCGGCGCGGCCATCGCACGTCGGGAGTCGTCATGCCTCCTGCATATCAGAGTCGCCGGCTACTTCACGAGCCGGGAGAGCACGCGATCGGCGAGCGGCTTGCCGCCCGTCTGGCAGCCCGGGCAGTACTGGAACGTCGAGTCGGCGAAGATCACCTGACGGATCGTGTCGCCGCACACCTCGCAGGTCTCGCCGGTGCGCCCGTGCACGCGCATCGCCCGGCGCTTGGCGTCTTTGAGTTCGGCAGGCGGGCGACCGGATGCCGCGGCCACCGCCTCGGCGAGTGTGTCGCGCATCGCGTGGTAGAGGTGCTCGACCTGCTGGGCTGTGAGCTTCGCCGCGAGCGCGTAGGGCGACATCTTCGCCGCGTGCAGGATCTCGTCGGAGTACGCGTTGCCGATGCCCGCGAGCACCGATTGGTCGCGCAGCACCCCCTTGATCTGCGTGCGGCGCCCCTCGAGCACGGCGGCGAAGTCGGCGAGCGTGAAGTCTGATGCAGTGGGATCCGGCCCGAGCCGCGCGATGCCCGGCACCTCGGCCGGATCGCGCACCACGTACACCGCGAGCGACTTCTTCGTGCCCGCCTCGGTCAGGTCGAATCCCGAGCCGTCGTCGAGCCGGACCCGCAACGCGAGCGACGACCTGCCGGGCTTCACGAGCGTCGACGGCACCTCGTCGTACCACCGCAGCCAGCCGGCGCGCGCGAGGTGGAAGACGAGGTGATGCCCGCCCGTGTCGAGGTCGACGAACTTGCCGTGCCGACGCACCCGCTCGATGCGCTCACCCTCGATGGCCGACAGCGGCGGGTCGAAGGTCTTGAGCGCCGAGATCGCCGCGACCCGAAGTGACGCCACGGCGTGCCCGGTCGCCCGCCCGTCGAGGAACGCGACGAGCGCCGTGACTTCGGGAAGCTCTGGCACACGACCATCGTGCACCCGACAGACGACATCGGCACCGGCGCGTCTCCCTTTCGCCGATCGTCACTGGCAATAATGACGTTTCATGATTATTACGGACTGTTTTCGATCAACTCTTGACAGATCGTTTCACGATCGTGCAAAGTGACGGAACACACTTGATCATTCATACGGCATCGACGCCGGCCACGCTTCTGTGCGGTCGCGAGCGCCGTGAAGGAGCTCGCGCATGATCCAATCGCCTGTCCTGCAACGGTCACTGCTGACCGGTGCACTCCCCGACGGGCCGTTCGCCGCCACCTCATCGGCGGAACCACGTCAATCCCCCATCCCCACCACGAGGAGAACTGAAATGAGCAAGTCTGGATTCGTCGCCCGGTGCGCCGCGGTCACGGTCGGATCGATGCTGCTGGCCGGCGTCGCCGGCATCGCGATGGCAGCCGAGCCCGACGATGCCGGCGTCGACGTCAACGTCTCGATCGCCGAGATCAACGAACCCGGCGTCCTCGCCATGAGCGTCGCCGACACCACCACCACCCTCACCGAAGAGGGCTCGACGGCGACCGTGCGCCAGTTCACCGGCACACTGCCCACCGTCACCGTCACCGACACCCGCACCGCCGACGAGATCCCCGACGACGCCTTCTGGTCGGTCGTGGGCTCCTCGACCGACTTCACCGGCGACGCCGGACAACCCACCATCGGCGCCGGGCACCTCGGCTGGGCCCCGAACCTCATCGACGGCGGCAGCTCCGGCCAGGTCTCCCAAGGCGAGCAGGTCGACACCGTCCTCGACTCCGGACCCGACAACGTCGGCCTCGTCGACCAGGAGCTGCTGGCCATGGCCTTCGACTCCGGCGACATCGCCGCCGAAGGACAGTGGACCGCGAACGCGAGCCTCTTCCTCCGCACCCCCGCAACCGTCGCCGCCGGCGACTACACCGCCCGCCTCACCCTCTCCCTCTTCGAATAAGAAGCACGAGCTTCGAAGCGGAGCACGAGAACGCCCGAGACCGGGGCCGTGGATGGCAACCTCCACGACCCCGGTCTCGTCGTGTGAGGAGTGCTATTCGAAGTCGAGTTCGGCGTCTGCAACCGCGACGACCGACCACGTGCCGCCGTCGGCGTCGGTGAACTCGTACGCCGGAACGACGAGCACGCTGCCGTCTGGCTGCCACTGGCTCGAGAGCCCGAGCCGCACGCCGACGATCTCGACGTCGTTCACGGGCCACGCGAGGGTGCTTCCGGCCGCCGGGGTCGCGGGCGGCTCGGTCGGCGCCGCCCACTCCTCGACCATCAGATCGGTCGGCGCACCCTCCCCGGCGAACGGCATGGCGGTCATCTGCGCGCCGAACCGCGGGTCGGAGAGCCGCTCGAACCCGGCTTGCTCGCTGACGATGTCGTAGTCGCCGATCGAGACGAGCTCGGCGAGCGCCCCCGAGGCGCTGACGATGCCGGCCTGTGCGAGGTCGAGCGTCCACGCCTGGTCGATGCGCTGCCCGTCGACGACGGGCCATGCCTGCGCCATCCGCGTCACCGCGCCCTCCCACGTCTGCGAGGTGTACTCGAAGGCGTCGGCGTCACGCCCGGTCGCCGCGATGAGCGACCGCAGTGCATCGATCGCCGCCGCCTCGCTCGGCAGCTCGGAGGCCGGCGGCTGGCAGGCCGGCATCTCGGGAATGGTCATCTCCGGTGCGGCCGGTTCGGACGCACCCTGCTCGGGTACAGCCTGCTCGGGCACGGCCGGCTCGATCGCTGCCGGCCCGCAGCCCCACGGGTTGACCTGCGGGTTCGAGTACGAGAAGCCGAGTGTGCCGTCGAGCGAGACGTAGAGGGTCGGGCCGGTGCCGTCGGGCGAGCCGACCGTCCAACTGCCGTTCTTCGACTCCGGGGTACCCCCGACGCCGAGCGCCGCAGCCAGCTCGGCAACGGTCTCGGTGTTCGATGCACCGCGTGCATCGAACGCGTACGCGGCGGCCGAGCCTCCGGCAGTGGAAAGACCCGAGGCGCTGAAGCTGTTACGGCCGAGTCCGTAGGGCATCATCATGCTGCTGACGCCCGGTGCGGTCGTCATGCGGCTGCCGGCGTCGAATGTCGCCGCCTCCTGCTGCGTCGGGCCTCCCTGGGCGCCGCTCATCGGCAACGAGATCGGCGGTGCGGCAGAGAGCTCGGGTTGCCCGCCCGTCATCGCGCCCAACCCGAACCCGGCGCCGCCGACGATCGCGACCGAGGCCGCGACCGCAGCGATCACGGGCCAGCGCGGGCGGCGGCGCGCCCGCGCGGCGGTGAGATCGGCGACCTCGACCGGGGCCGCCGACACCCCCGTCGCCTGCGCGATGACGTCGTCACCGAACTCCGCACGTGGTTCGACCCCTGCAGCGGGGTCGGCGGCGCGCAGCCGCGCAACCGGGTCGAGCTCGTTGTCGTCGTTCATGTCGAACACCCTTCGTGCGTGCGGTTCACTTGGGGATATGTGCCGGGGCGGCCGAACCTTGCAGCGCAGGTACGACCACGCTCAGAACGACATCCGCTGGCCCCACGCCTCGCGGAGGCGCTTGCGGGCGCGTGAGAGCGCAGCATCCGCTCCGGAACGGGAGATGCCCAGCACCTCAGCGAGTTCCTGACCGTCCAGCCCCTCCCAGGCATGCAGCATCAGGATGCGACGGTCGCGCTCGCCGACGCTCTCGAGCGCGCCCCGCAGCTCGGCGTCGAAGAGCGCGCTGAGTTCGGGGTCGTGTTCGATCCGCACGCTTCCGCTCTCGGGCACCTCATCGACGGGGAGGTCGACGTGCTTCCGGCGTGCGTTCGCGAGCGTGAATCCGGCGGTGCGGTAGAGCCACGGCAGCACCGCCTCGCGCGGCACGTCGGCACGGCGACGCCACGCCGTCGCGAAGACCTCGGCGGCGAGATCCTCCGCGTCCTGGCGCGGGCCTCGGCGGGCGAAGTAGCGCACGAGGGCGGTCGAGTGCTCGCGAACGACCGCGGTGAACCACGCGGCATCCGCGCTCGTCACCGACTGGACTGCGGGCTCGGGCATCGCCACCTCCTCGGCTGCATCTGCGCGGGCTGCGGTGCTGGCGATCCTCACACCGGGTATGTGTCGCGTCAGCCGCGAGTCTTGCATGGCACGAGAACGAACTATTCCGCGGCGCGCAGCGGCAGTCGCTCCCCGCCCGTCTGGCACGTCGGGCAGTACTGCGCCGTCGTGCCCCCGAACGAGAAGTCGGCCACGGTGTCGCCGCAGACCGGGCAGGCAGCACCGGCCCGGCCGTGCACCCGCATCGAGGCGACCTTCGTCGCTTTGAGCTGATCGATCGGCACTCCGCGCTGACGCTCGATCGCGCCGGCGATCGTGCCGACCGTCGCATCGAACAGGCGATCGAGTTCGACTTCGGTCAGCGATGCGGTGTGCGCCACGGGCGAGATCTTCGCGAGGTGCAGGATCTCGTCGGAGTAGGCGTTGCCGATGCCCGCAAGCGACTCCTGCTCCTGCAGCACGGCCTTGACCTGCTTGCGTCGCCCGGCGACGACGCGGTCGAAGTCGGCGCGTGTGAAGCCGGCGTCGGCGGGGTCGGATCCGAGTTTCGCCACTGCGGGCACCTCGCGCGCCTCATCGACGACCCAGCAGCCGAGCGACACCCAGTCACCGGCATCCGTCAATTCGACGACGGTGCCATCGTCGAAGGTGAACGCGACGAGCGTGGGCGGGGCGTCGCCATCGGTGCTTGCATCGTCTCGGGCGACGGATGCCTCCGCAGCGCCGCTCGCGTATCGTGCCCAGCCGTGACGGCCGAGCGACACCACGAGGTGCTGCGCATCGCCGACGTGGAGGTCGACATGCTTGCCGTGACGTGCAGCGCCGGTCACACGTTCGCCGCGAAGCGATGTCGGCGGGCGGGCGCGCGTCTTGGCGGTACGGAACTCCACAACGTCGACGTCCGTGATCTCACGGCCCGCCAACCGCTCGCCGAGATTCTCGACGAGCGCCTGCACCTCGGGCGACTCGGGCATGCCGCCAGCTTCGCACAGCGGCCTGCGGCGTGGTAGCCAACGGCGCGGGTGTCGCGCCCCCAAGCGCGACACCCGCTCCCCCTGCAGACTCACACCTCGGGAGGCGTGGTCTGGCCTTCAGTCGTGCGGCACTACCTGGTGCCGTCCTTGAAGGCGTCCTTGGCCTTCTCTGCTGCCTGCTTCGCGTCAGCCTTGACCTGGTCGCCCTTTCCTTCGGCTTCGAGGCGCTCGTTGTCGGTCATCTTGCCGATGCCCTCTTTGGCCTTGCCCTTGATTCGATCAGCGGTGTTGCCGAGATCGTCCTTGGCACTCATGGCGTCCTCCTCCGTCGGTTCGGCTCCTTCGCACCTGTTCGGTGCGTCGACTCTTCGACGGTAGGCCCGCGGGTTCGTGCTCGACAACGGGTTGACAGTGGGGCGGCGGGCGCCTACGGTCGCGCGGATGCCGGTGGGTGCCGACGGGCGCTTCTCGCCATTTGGCATCGTTGACGGCACGTCCACTGAACATCTGGACAGAACCAGTCGACGAAACAAGGATTGAGGCATGACGACACCAGCGATTCCCGACGGTGACAGACTCGCCAAGATGACCATTCGCGAAGGCTGATTCCACGGCCGACTCGCGCTGACCGCACCTCGACGAGAGATGAGCATGCAATCCCCGATCACCGAGTATCTTGCCGACATCATCGCCGCGACGAACCACGTCGATTCCGGGGCGGTCGCCGACTACATCCCCGAGCTCGGTGCGGCCGATCCGAACCGCGTCGCGGTCGCGATGAGCACAGTGAACGGCACGGTCTACGCCAGCGGCGATGCCGAGCACCGGTTCACCATCCAGTCGATGTCCAAGCCGTTCGCCTACGCGTTGGCGATCGAGACCCACGGGCTGGAGACGGTTCTCGATCGCATCGGCGTCGAGCCCA encodes:
- a CDS encoding GNAT family N-acetyltransferase, which translates into the protein MTTPDVRWPRRAGRVTLRQPTNADLDQILEWRNRPEVIRWLLRTQVDPEVFRANWLGGVDDPNDHSAVAVIGDEVIGTGSLWITDGMGQSHVDQGPWRRAEAGIGYMLDPAHAGNGYATDIARALLDLAFGELGVHRVTAGCYADNVASWRVMEKLGMRREQQGVRDSWHAELGWIDGLTYAILDEEWRASR
- a CDS encoding Fpg/Nei family DNA glycosylase, which translates into the protein MPELPEVTALVAFLDGRATGHAVASLRVAAISALKTFDPPLSAIEGERIERVRRHGKFVDLDTGGHHLVFHLARAGWLRWYDEVPSTLVKPGRSSLALRVRLDDGSGFDLTEAGTKKSLAVYVVRDPAEVPGIARLGPDPTASDFTLADFAAVLEGRRTQIKGVLRDQSVLAGIGNAYSDEILHAAKMSPYALAAKLTAQQVEHLYHAMRDTLAEAVAAASGRPPAELKDAKRRAMRVHGRTGETCEVCGDTIRQVIFADSTFQYCPGCQTGGKPLADRVLSRLVK
- a CDS encoding RNA polymerase sigma factor; the protein is MPEPAVQSVTSADAAWFTAVVREHSTALVRYFARRGPRQDAEDLAAEVFATAWRRRADVPREAVLPWLYRTAGFTLANARRKHVDLPVDEVPESGSVRIEHDPELSALFDAELRGALESVGERDRRILMLHAWEGLDGQELAEVLGISRSGADAALSRARKRLREAWGQRMSF
- a CDS encoding DNA-formamidopyrimidine glycosylase family protein; protein product: MPESPEVQALVENLGERLAGREITDVDVVEFRTAKTRARPPTSLRGERVTGAARHGKHVDLHVGDAQHLVVSLGRHGWARYASGAAEASVARDDASTDGDAPPTLVAFTFDDGTVVELTDAGDWVSLGCWVVDEAREVPAVAKLGSDPADAGFTRADFDRVVAGRRKQVKAVLQEQESLAGIGNAYSDEILHLAKISPVAHTASLTEVELDRLFDATVGTIAGAIERQRGVPIDQLKATKVASMRVHGRAGAACPVCGDTVADFSFGGTTAQYCPTCQTGGERLPLRAAE
- a CDS encoding CsbD family protein, translating into MSAKDDLGNTADRIKGKAKEGIGKMTDNERLEAEGKGDQVKADAKQAAEKAKDAFKDGTR